A region of the Methylomagnum ishizawai genome:
CGATCCTTTTTGAAGAAGCGCGGCCCCGGCCACGCCAAGCCCAGGAATGACACCGGGACCGGGGAAAACGGCTTGCCAGCCAATCGGGCGTTTCGCTAGCATCTAGGACTATGGCGGGCTGGTTCCCAGGTCCAAGCACAGGATCGCGGCCTTGGGAACCGAACCGGACGGGGTCGCATCCGGCCCGCTTGGGGGAATCCGGGAACAATCTATAACAATCCTCATCGGCGCGGTCCCCGGCAGGCCGGGGCGGTCGTCCCCGCCCGCGCCGCCCGCCGCCCCAGCCCCACGGGGCGGGCCGCCGCCACCGCATACAACAAACATAATTCCATCCAATGAACGCGCTGCTGTCCTACATCGAAAAGCTGCTGGTCGGAATCTTCGTCCTGGGCTTCGTGGCTTTGATCGCCATCGGGGTGTTGCGCTACCGCGAGGGCGAATCCGGGGAAGGCGGCGCCACTTGGCACCAGGCCAAGAAGCACAACACCATCGAGGGCTACCTCGAATTCCTGCGCGATTGCCAATCCTGCGCCCACGAAACCGACGCCATCGCCGCGCTGGACGAATTGCAGCGCGGCCTGGGATTGGTGGCGCGGTTGGCGCAAGGTCATTTGGAGGAACGGGCCAGCGTCGCCCTGCCGGTGTTCTCCTCCGACGGCAAGACCCTGCTGGCCCTGGGCGGCAAGGAACCGCACCTGTGGGATGCCAATACCGGGACGCGCCTGCCCCTGGAAGAAGGAAGCTTCGCGGTCAAGGGCGGGGACGCCATCACGGCCCTGGCCTACGCGCCCGATGGAAGCTGGGTCGCGGCGGGGCTGTCCGGTGCCGAGAACGGCAATATGCTGGTCTGGGACCGCCAGAGCGGCGGCTTGGTGGGGGAACATCTGATCGACGGCTTCGACGCCCAAACCCTGGCCTTCGAACCCCGCGCCCAAACCCTGGGCTGGTTGGCCCATGGCCCGCTCGGCATCTGGGAACCCCTCACCGGCAAGTTCCTCCGCGCCACCCACGAGGGGGCCAGCGCCCTGGCCTTCACCCGCATGGACAAGACCCACACCCTGATGGTGACGGCGGCGGGCCGGGAAGTCTGGTTCTGGGAACCCGCCACCCTGGAGTTGGTCCGCCAAACCGTGATGAAGAGCGACCGGACCCTGCTGGGCCTGAGCCAGGATGGCCGGGTGATCGGCTATGCCGAGGGGCCGGTCCTGGAACTGTGGGACGTGCGGACCGGGGCGTTGGTCGCCACCCTGCAAGACCACGACGGCGACGCGCTGGCGTTCTGCCGGGACACCAAGAAGGGCTGGGTCCTGGTCGGCACCCGCACGGGCAGCCTATACCTGTGGGATACCAAGCTCCCCGCGTCCCTGGGACGGATCGCGGCCCACGAAGGCCCGGTCGAGCAACTGGCCTGCTCGGGCAAGGGACGGGCGGTTTCGATCAGTTGGGACAGCGCCAAGATTTGGGATTTGGACAA
Encoded here:
- a CDS encoding WD40 repeat domain-containing protein, whose amino-acid sequence is MNALLSYIEKLLVGIFVLGFVALIAIGVLRYREGESGEGGATWHQAKKHNTIEGYLEFLRDCQSCAHETDAIAALDELQRGLGLVARLAQGHLEERASVALPVFSSDGKTLLALGGKEPHLWDANTGTRLPLEEGSFAVKGGDAITALAYAPDGSWVAAGLSGAENGNMLVWDRQSGGLVGEHLIDGFDAQTLAFEPRAQTLGWLAHGPLGIWEPLTGKFLRATHEGASALAFTRMDKTHTLMVTAAGREVWFWEPATLELVRQTVMKSDRTLLGLSQDGRVIGYAEGPVLELWDVRTGALVATLQDHDGDALAFCRDTKKGWVLVGTRTGSLYLWDTKLPASLGRIAAHEGPVEQLACSGKGRAVSISWDSAKIWDLDKLSKIPVEKPKLEE